The following coding sequences are from one Triticum aestivum cultivar Chinese Spring chromosome 5A, IWGSC CS RefSeq v2.1, whole genome shotgun sequence window:
- the LOC123106888 gene encoding dof zinc finger protein 3, translating into MEEVFPSNSKSKAGQMAGEATAAAEKKPRPKPEQKVECPRCKSGNTKFCYYNNYSMSQPRYFCKACRRYWTHGGSLRNVPIGGGCRKPKRPGTSDAHKLGVASSSEPTVVMPPSTCTGMNFANVLPTFMSAGFEIPSSLSLTAFGSSSSSNTAAVMSPGGTTSFLDVLRGGAGGLLDGSLSQNNGYYYGGPATGSGIGMLMTPPVASFGIPGPMQQHGDLVVGGNGIGAATASIFQGGTGEEGDDGTGGVMGLQWQPQVGNGGGAGVVSGGVHHLGTGNNVTMGNNNIHNNNNNNSGGDDNNGASSRDCYWINNGGSNPWQSLLNNSSLM; encoded by the coding sequence ATGGAGGAAGTGTTTCCGTCAAACTCCAAGAGCAAGGCCGGTCAGATGGCGGGGGAGGCGACAGCGGCGGCGGAGAAGAAGCCTCGGCCGAAGCCAGAGCAGAAGGTGGAATGCCCTCGGTGCAAGTCTGGCAACACCAAGTTCTGCTACTACAACAACTATAGTATGTCTCAGCCCCGCTACTTCTGCAAGGCCTGCCGCCGCTACTGGACCCATGGTGGCTCCCTCCGCAACGTCCCCATCGGTGGCGGCTGCCGCAAGCCCAAGCGCCCGGGGACCTCCGACGCCCACAAGCTCGGCGTGGCCTCCTCGTCAGAACCCACGGTTGTCATGCCGCCCTCGACCTGCACAGGGATGAACTTTGCCAACGTCCTCCCAACATTTATGTCTGCTGGTTTTGAGATTCCAAGCAGCCTTTCCCTGACTGCCTTTGGGTCATCGTCATCGTCCAACACGGCGGCAGTGATGTCCCCTGGTGGGACGACGTCATTTCTAGACGTGTTGAGAGGGGGCGCAGGAGGGCTTCTTGATGGCAGCCTCAGTCAGAACAATGGCTACTACTATGGTGGGCCTGCCACTGGATCAGGCATTGGGATGCTGATGACGCCGCCAGTGGCGTCATTTGGCATTCCAGGTCCGATGCAGCAACATGGTGATCTCGTGGTTGGTGGAAATGGAATAGGTGCTGCAACTGCTTCAATATTTCAGGGGGGCACTGGCGAGGAAGGAGATGATGGTACGGGGGGCGTGATGGGGCTCCAATGGCAGCCACAGGTTGGCAATGGTGGAGGTGCTGGTGTTGTATCAGGAGGCGTGCATCACCTTGGGACTGGGAACAATGTGACGATGGGCAACAACAATAtacacaacaacaacaataacaacagtGGGGGTGATGACAACAATGGTGCGTCATCGAGGGATTGCTACTGGATCAACAATGGAGGATCGAACCCATGGCAGAGCCTCCTCAACAACAGCTCCCTGATGTAA